DNA from Halobaculum sp. XH14:
CCGGCGGCGACGAGATCGACCGCTTCCGCGCGGACGGGGTCGTCGTCGCCACGCCCGCCGGGTCGTCGGGCTATGCGCGGGCCGCGGGCGGGCCGGTGCTGGGACCCGGCGCGGGCCTGAGCGTCGTCCCCGTCTCGGCGTTCGAGACGAACCCGGACACGTGGGTTCTCGACGACGACGTGGGGCTGGTGGTCGAGCGCGACGACAGCGCCATCGACCTCGTGGTCGACGGCTCGGTGGTCGCGTCGGTCCCGGTCCGGACGCCGGTCGAGGTGGTGCCTGACGGGAGCGTCGACCTGCTCCGGGTACCCAAGGTGGCGTCCTCCGGGTAGCCGGGCCCCCGACTCCGGGGCGGCGACCCGCTTCCGGCGAACCGCCCGGAACCGACGCGGCGCCACGGCGCCCCGATTGGAAACCTTCTAATGAGTCGTGTCCACACTACTCCGTATGCAACCGCTACCGCTGCAGTTCCTCGTCCCGGTCGGGGCGCTGGAAGCCGTCGCGGGAGTTCTGCCGGCCGTCATCTTCGTGGTGGTGCTGGTGAACCTCCTGACCCGGTACCTCGCCCAGCGTGCCTACGCCCGACAGGCCGAGGAGGGCGACGACGACGAGGCCATCTCGCGGTACATCCCCCACGAGGTGGCAAACTTCGCGCTGATCCTGCTCGCGTTCGCCATGACGGTCGTACAGCCCCACGGCGGGCTCGTGCTCGCCACGCTCGTCGTCGGCCTGTTCATCTCGGACTTCTTCGAGTTCGAGGCCCGGCGCGTCGAGGCGCGCAACGGCATGGAGATCGAATCGCCCAAGGGCGCCATCTTCGCCTCCGCGCTCGTCGTGCTGTACGCCGGCTTCCAGGCGTTCTTCTTCCTCGTCGAGCCGTACTGGGGCCAGATCGTCTGAGCGACGACGACCCCGGGAGTCCGGACCGACGATCCGTTCTCACGCGCGTTCCGCGACCCGCACGTACTTGCCCGTCTCGGACGAGGACGTCCCATGGCGAGTGACAGCCAGCACGGCAGCGCGCTGTTCGTGGGCGGCACGCGGTTCATCGGCCGGCACGCGGTCGAACGGTTCCGCGAGGCGGGGTACGACGTGACCGCGCTGAGCCGCGGCACCCACGAGTTCCCGTTCGGGAACGACGTGGGCCACGTCGAGGGCGACCGCACGAACCGCGAGGCCCTCGTTCGGGCCCGCGACGCGGCCGACCCCGACGTCGTGATCGACACGTACGCGATGCACCCGGGCGAGGTCCGGGCCGCGACCGACGTGTTCGCCGACGCCCGCTACGTCTACGTCTCGTCGGGCAGCGCCTACGACGCGCCCGACGTGCCGATGCGCGAGGGCGAGACGCCGCTGCACGCCTGCGAGCCCGGACAGGAGGACGAGGACTCCGTCGAGACGTACGGCCCGCGGAAGGCCGAGGGGGACCGCGCGGTGTTCGCGGCCGCCGAGGGGGGCGTCGAAGCGATGGCGGTCCGTCCGATGCTGGTGTACGGCCCGCACGATTACACCGAGCGGTTCGGCTACTGGGTGAACCGCGTCGCCGAGTACGACCGCGTGCTGGTGCCGGGCGACGGCGGGTCGCTGCTCCATCGGGCGTACGTCGAGGACGTCGCCGCGGGACTGCTCCGGGTCGCCGAGCGCGGGGACCCCGGCGAGGCGTACAACGTCGCCGACCGGAACACGTTCCCGCTGGAGCGCTCGCTCGAACTCGTCGCCGACGCGCTCGACGCGGACGTCGAGGTCGTCCACGCGAGCGAGCGCGAACTGGCCGAGTTCGACGTCGAACCGACGGACTTCCCGCTGTACACGCCGCGGCCCGCCGTGGTCTCGACCGGGAAACTGGCGGCGCTCGGCTGGGAGTCGACCCCGCCGGCCGAGGCGGTCGCGCGGACCGCCGAGGCCCACGTCGACGCGGGCGTGACCGGTCCCGACGACGCGCTCGACCGCGGGACCGAAGAGCGGGTGCTCGACGCGCTCGCCGAGCGAGCGGCCGATGGATCCGACGCCGGGTGAGGTCGGGAGCCGGCGTAACCGGCAACCGGGCCGCCGACCGCGGCAGTTTTCCCCACCGCAACCGAGGCGACTCGTATGACCGACTCCGCGCTCGTCATCGGCGGGACGCGATTCATCGGCAGGCAGGTCGTCGAGGACCTGCTGGCGAACGGCTACGACGTCACCATCTTCAACCGCGGGAACCACGAGACCCCCTTTGCGGATGACGATGCTGTGACCCACGTCGAGGGCGACCGGACCGACGACACCGACCTGAAGGCCGCCGCGCTGTCGGTGACGCCCGATATCGTGGTCGACTGCGTCGCCTACTACCCCGCGGACGTGGAGGCTGCCGTCGAGATCTTCGCCGACGTGGACGGCTACGTCTACATCTCCTCCGGGTCCGCGTACGCGAGCGAGGAGATTCCCAAGCGCGAGGGCGTCACCGACCTGTGCGACTGCACGCCCGAACAGGCCACCGACGATTCGATGGACAGCTACGGCCCGCGGAAGGCCGAGGGCGACCGGGTCGTGGAGCGGGCCGCAGCGGAGGGGGTGAACGCGATGTCGGTTCGGCCCTGCATCGTCTACGGTCCCCACGACTACACCGAGCGGCTGGACTACTGGCTCGACCGCGTGATGAGCTACGACCGGGTGGTGGTCCCGGGGGACGGCCAGAACCTCTGGCACCGGGCGTACGTCGAGGACGTCGCCTCGGCGCTCCGTGTCGTCGCGGAACGGGGTCAGCCGGGCGCGGCGTACAACGTCGGCGACCGACGGGTCGTGACCCTGGAGGAGCTGGTGGACCTGATCGCGGACGTCGCCGGGACCGAATGCGAGGTCGTCCACGCGAGCGACCGCGAGCTCTCCACGGCGGACCTGTCCGCCTCGGAGTTCATCCTCTACCGCGACTACCCGCACGTGCTGGACACGAACGAGCTGGCGGCCCTCGGCTGGGAGTCGACGCCGCTGCGGGAGGCGATGGAGCGAACGCTGGCCGAACACCGGGAGTCCGAACGCGACGGTGCCGAACACGACCCGGGACGGGAGGCCGAGGAGACGGTGCTCGGCGTGCTCGACACCGTGTGAGTCGAAGCGGGCGACGGAGGCTGACCGCCGCGCCCGGTCAGGGCCGTCCGCCGTCCTCGCGGTCCCAGTCCATCTCGGCGACCTCGTCCTCCAGCCACTCGCGGAACCAGCGGACGCGCTTGAGTCGCTCGTGCGCGATGGACTCGGCCGTGTCGGACTCGACGCGGGAGACGTGGTCCTCGCCGCGTTCGAGCACGCGCTGGACCATCTGGGCGGCGTCCATGTGCGTCCGCGCCTCGTAGCCCATCCGGAGGAGCATCAGCGCGGTGCCGTTCGCGCCCACCTTGTCGAGCAGGTCGCCCTCGATGAGACACTGGGCCTCCAGCGAGAGGTCCGAGAGCGGCCCCTGGTACGAGTGGGCGGTGACGGCCGCACACACCTCGTCGACGAACGAGTCGGGGTACTCCCCGCGGCTAGTCAGGTACTCGCGGGCGACGCGAGCGCCCTCCTCGGCGTGGACGTCCTGGTCGGCCTCCAGCTTGGAGACGTCGTGGAACAGCGCCGCGACGCGGACGGCGTCGGTGTCGGCTCCCTCGCGCTCGGCGATGCGCTCGGCGATGGACACCACGTTGAGGATGTGGTTGAAGCGGTACTCGGCGGAGTGCCAGGGGTACCAGCGCATCCGGCCGCCGTCGTCCTCCGACTCGACGGAGGCGGCGAGGTACTCGCGGACGAACCGCTTCATGTCCGCGAACTCCTCCTCCGGGACGCGCGATCCCTTTATTTCGACGCCCACGCGGAACACCTCCGGCTCCGCGGCGGGCGAGCAACGAGCGTAGTTCTCATTACGCGTACGTGAGGCGTGTTTCGTTCTTAGGCGTTACGACACCCGTACTTCGGCCCGTGATGAATTACGAAAGCGGTGGCAGCGAACGGCGAAACGGCTGCCGTGGTGGTGTTGAGGGGGGTGGACGATTGAATGGAGGAATGATAGTTCTCTAATGGTTTCGGGGGTTCCGTGTCCACGGACACTCGTTCTCCGTGGGTTCGTTCCTCGTGAAGCCGTTCTCGAAAGCCTCCGCGGGTCTCGACTCGGTGCGGCCGCTCGTGCGAGGCTCACGCGAGCGAAGCGAGGGTGACAACGGAAGTCGCAGCCGACGAGCGCAGTCGTTCGAAAATCGAAGATTTTCGTGATGACGAGAGAGCTTTGCTCTCTCGAACCGCGAGGAGGACCGTCTTCCCGTAGCGGAGCCAGCCGGGGGCTTTCGAGGCGGGCGTTACGATACCCGAAGCAGGACCGACTGCGACGAACCGAGCCGATAGCCACTGGGTCCTTCCGGACCACGCAGTGGATTACCCAATCCGCCCTCGACGTCAGAACCGCTATAACCCGAGCCCCACTTCCAGCAGCCATGACCGAACAACTGTATCTCGCGGACAGCACCGTCCGCGAGTTCGAGGCGACCGTCGACCGATCGCTCGACGAGCGAGTCGTGCTCGACGGCACCCACTTCTACCCGACCGGCGGCGGCCAGCCGAACGACACCGGCACCCTCCGGTTCGACGGCGGGGAGGCGACGGTGACCGACGTGCGAAAGAGCGACACCGTCTACCATCACCTCGACGGGCCGGTTCCCGAGGAGGGGGCCACGGTCACGGGCGCGATCGACTGGGACCGCCGCGGGGCCCACATGCGGTATCACACGGCCCAGCACCTCCTGTCGGCCGTGCTGCTTTCGGAGTTCGACGCGCCGACCGTCGGCAACCAGCTGTACGACGACCGCGCGCGGCTCGACGCCGAGCATCCGAAGTTCTCCGAGACCGACCTGGCGGACGTTGAGGTGCGGCTGAACGAACTCGTCGCGGACGCGCTCCCCGTCCGCCACTACACGATGGACCGCGAGGCCGCCGAGGCCGAACTCGACGTCGAGCGCACCCGGATCAACCTGCTCCCGTCCTCGATCACCGAACTCCGGATCGTTGAGATCGGGGGCGGTGGCGACGCCGACGGAACGGAGCCGTTCGATCGCACGGCCTGTGCCGGCACCCACGTCGGCTCCACCGGAGAGATCGGCGACGTGACCGT
Protein-coding regions in this window:
- a CDS encoding DUF7313 family protein, translated to MQPLPLQFLVPVGALEAVAGVLPAVIFVVVLVNLLTRYLAQRAYARQAEEGDDDEAISRYIPHEVANFALILLAFAMTVVQPHGGLVLATLVVGLFISDFFEFEARRVEARNGMEIESPKGAIFASALVVLYAGFQAFFFLVEPYWGQIV
- a CDS encoding NAD-dependent epimerase/dehydratase family protein, which produces MASDSQHGSALFVGGTRFIGRHAVERFREAGYDVTALSRGTHEFPFGNDVGHVEGDRTNREALVRARDAADPDVVIDTYAMHPGEVRAATDVFADARYVYVSSGSAYDAPDVPMREGETPLHACEPGQEDEDSVETYGPRKAEGDRAVFAAAEGGVEAMAVRPMLVYGPHDYTERFGYWVNRVAEYDRVLVPGDGGSLLHRAYVEDVAAGLLRVAERGDPGEAYNVADRNTFPLERSLELVADALDADVEVVHASERELAEFDVEPTDFPLYTPRPAVVSTGKLAALGWESTPPAEAVARTAEAHVDAGVTGPDDALDRGTEERVLDALAERAADGSDAG
- a CDS encoding NAD-dependent epimerase/dehydratase family protein, with amino-acid sequence MTDSALVIGGTRFIGRQVVEDLLANGYDVTIFNRGNHETPFADDDAVTHVEGDRTDDTDLKAAALSVTPDIVVDCVAYYPADVEAAVEIFADVDGYVYISSGSAYASEEIPKREGVTDLCDCTPEQATDDSMDSYGPRKAEGDRVVERAAAEGVNAMSVRPCIVYGPHDYTERLDYWLDRVMSYDRVVVPGDGQNLWHRAYVEDVASALRVVAERGQPGAAYNVGDRRVVTLEELVDLIADVAGTECEVVHASDRELSTADLSASEFILYRDYPHVLDTNELAALGWESTPLREAMERTLAEHRESERDGAEHDPGREAEETVLGVLDTV
- a CDS encoding HD domain-containing protein, which produces MGVEIKGSRVPEEEFADMKRFVREYLAASVESEDDGGRMRWYPWHSAEYRFNHILNVVSIAERIAEREGADTDAVRVAALFHDVSKLEADQDVHAEEGARVAREYLTSRGEYPDSFVDEVCAAVTAHSYQGPLSDLSLEAQCLIEGDLLDKVGANGTALMLLRMGYEARTHMDAAQMVQRVLERGEDHVSRVESDTAESIAHERLKRVRWFREWLEDEVAEMDWDREDGGRP
- a CDS encoding alanyl-tRNA editing protein, which gives rise to MTEQLYLADSTVREFEATVDRSLDERVVLDGTHFYPTGGGQPNDTGTLRFDGGEATVTDVRKSDTVYHHLDGPVPEEGATVTGAIDWDRRGAHMRYHTAQHLLSAVLLSEFDAPTVGNQLYDDRARLDAEHPKFSETDLADVEVRLNELVADALPVRHYTMDREAAEAELDVERTRINLLPSSITELRIVEIGGGGDADGTEPFDRTACAGTHVGSTGEIGDVTVTGRTTQGSDTERVEFTLG